CATGTTCGGTCAAGAGGATGGAACAAGAGCTTAGGGGTTATCTTCTGTTCCACAGCATCAGCtgcttttgtaatcagaaaagcAGAGAGCACTTGTTTTACAAAGAAAAGGAGGTGCAGAGATCTGGGTTCCGGGTCCAGCCTCTGGGGAATGGTCTCTTTTGTCAAGGCTGGCCGCTTGCACAGGGGATCGGTGCGGCCAGGTGGTGAGGTGCTCTTGCTTCTTTGCTTGCTCCGCCCCCCAGACTCCCTGAAGACCACAGAACTCTAGAAAGCTTGGGTGTGGTTGTCAGCACACCTGGTCTACTCCTGGCTCAGCCTGTGACAGGTGGTGAACTCATGACCCAAGTCTTCTCCCTTCCACAGGGCTTTGGTAAATATTCAGTGTGATAATAAATGTCATTGTGGCTGTATAATATTTTTTATCTACAAACCAAGGTGGAGTTTTCCCCCTCTTCCTTTACACTCATCCCATTACTGAGGGAGGACATTCATGGCTACAGTAAAAGGATGTCACTGAAGTTTCCTTTCTAGTTCAACAGCCTTAGGGGACTCAAGGCACGGAGAATCACGAGGACACAGGAGCAAGGtggatggggtggggagtgggcaaaTGTTAAAATACTCCCCAAgtcaaggaggaaggaggaatttgGAAAGGACACAGAGAGATCTTAGAACAGATGTGTCCTTAAGAAAGGGTGCCTGTGCCCTGCCTGTCCTGAAGAGTTTGGTGAGATCTGAGGACGGAAGAACCTGTACCCCATTTTCCAGGTGGACAGATCCCAGTAGTGCCTCTACACCCCAGTGTGACACAAAGGCTGTGGGAGGTAGCCCAGAGCACACAGACCAAGAGGAGGGGCTGTGTGGGTTGACAGTAAAGAACAGacagaaagggggcttccctggtggtgcagtggtaaagagtccgcctgccgatgcaggggacacgggttcgagccctggtccgggaagatcccacaggctgcggagcaaccaagcccacgcaccacaactaccgagcctgcgctctagagcccgttccctacgcaacaagagaagccaccgcaatgagaagcctgcgcacctcaatgaagagtagcccctgctcgccgccactagagaaagcctgcgcgcagcaatgaaaacccaacgtagccaagaaaaaaaaataaggacagaAAGGACAGGAAGGCAGAAGGGGGGATGTCTTGGCAGATGCCAGTGTACCAAGAGGATGTCAAGGCCAAGAGGATTCATGCCCCTTCTCAACTCTGCTACTGGGAGCcctgggaaaaggagagaaaaaaacacaaactgacCCCTTCAAACACCTGCCGCCAGCAGAAAAGGAACAGGAAATATCAATTCAATTAAACAACAGACAGATCACATTTCTTGCACACCTGGCCTATGTTTCTGTATCCTTGTTTTAATAGCGCACTCACATGATGCTTCCTTTGCATTTCACAACATTAACCCAATCACAGCAACAATCCTATACTGAATGTTATTGGCACTCCTATTTTACACCAGGGGAAACGGATGCATAGAAAGGTCAGGTAACTAGCCCAAGGTCAGATAGAGATGGTAagagagctgggacttgaacccatggagTGTGGGGCCGGAGCCCACGCTGTCTGCTGCCACTGTGCtgccttttaaagttctttttcgCGTACCCTGCTAAGTGCTTGAAAAACACAGTTTCCTTGCATTCTCAGAACCATTCTGGGAGGTgagaactccctggcagtccagtggttaggactccaggcttttgctgctttcactgccgagggcccgggcccaggttcaatccctggtcggggaattaagatcctgcaagccgcaaaaaccccaaaaaacagacaatagcaacaacaaccaCAAAACACCATTCTGGGAGGTGagtgtttacagatgaggaaattaagatgCAGGGTAAACAAtaacttgtcccaggtcacagCCAAGTTTGCAGGCCGGATCTGGACTAGGGTCTGGGGGACTCTATGGGTGGTCCAATCACTATgtctgtgtaacaaaccaccccaaacatAATGAAACAACCATTTAATTATGCTCCCAGTTTCTGCAGGTTGGGAATTGGAGGTGGCTTGTCTCTGCTGCATAATATCTCAGGCCTCATCTGGGAAGATTCAGTTGCTGGAGGTGACTTGACGGCTGGGGCTGGACCCATCTGCAGGCTCCCTTCCCTCACATGTCTGGAGGTTGGGAATGGTTTTCAGCTGGGACTTCAGCTGGACCGAAGGCCAGAACAACAACAATATGTGACCTTTCTATATCATCTTTCATGTATGCTATCTTGGACTTCCTCATAGCAGGGTGGCTGGGGTCCAAGAACCTCCGGGAGGAAGGTAGAAGCACATGGTGTTTCATGAAAGCACCACTTCCGCTGACCTCTGTCAGTCAAGAAGACATGGTCGTAGAAGTCCTCCCATGTTCAGAAGGAAGAGACATAGTCCTGTGTCTCCCATTTGATGGAGGGGGGGCGTCAAGGGCATACTGTAAGGAGAGCATGTGGGGTGGGAACTCTTGCTGTGACCATCTTTCATAAATGCAATTCTCAAACTTCACTGCAAGCTCAAATCATGTTTCAAAGTCCCAGTGCTCAAGCTATACCCCAGACCAGTGAAATCAGAACCAGGGAGAGAGAGCCAGGAAGCAATATTTTCTTTAACTCCCGGGTAATTACAGTGAGGCCGTCTCCCATGTATGCAAAGCTCCTGGCACAGTGTTTGGCTCGTGAGCaactgttttttgttattttttccccaaGTGTAAACACCTATGACTCTTAATAGACAAAGTTGTCATAGATAGTGCACAGGTGGCCTTAAAGTTTTAGTTAGGTGCTtctttttacagttattttctaaTTATGACATGATTGTGGGCTTCCATTTTTGATGGTTATGTAGTTTCTTTTAACATACATTTAAGTAAAAAAGGTaagaaggtaatttttaaaatgctaagtaAATagagacttccccggtggcacagtggttaagaatccgcctgccaatgcaggggacacgggttcgagccctggtccagaaagatcccacaggtggagcacctaagcctgtgagccacaactactgaagcctgtgtacctagatcctgtgctctgcaatgagaagcccgcgcaccacaatgaggagtggcccctgctcgctgcaaatagagaaagcacgtactcagcaacgaagacccaacagagccaaaaaaatttttttaaaacttgagggcttccctggtggcacagtggttgagagtccgcctgccgatgcaggggacaagggttcgtgccccggtccgggaggatcccacatgccgcggagcgagccatggccgctgagcctgcgcgtccggagcctgtgctccgcaacgggagaggccacaacagtgagaggcccgcgtaccgcaaaaaaaaaaaaattgaaaaaataacaaCTTTAATTAACATTCTCTCCTTGTGCGTATATGTACATACAAATTGTTCAAAACAGAATATGAAACGTCATCAAAATCCttagccagaaataaataacctttaaaaaaataaataaaatgttaagtaaaTAATGATgtagctttgggcttccctggtggcacagtggttgagagtccgcctgccgatgcaggggacacgggttcgtgccccagtccgggacgatcccacatgccgcagagcagctgggcccgtgagccatggccactgagcctgcgcgtccggagcctgtgctccgcaacgggagaggccacaaaaaaaaaaaaaaaaaaaagtgctggttTAAAAACAACTTCGGGtgattctgaaattttaaaaaatagacatctGAGAGCTGGCTTCTGAGAAAGGAGGGGGCGGATGAGGACAAGCACATAAAGGAGCCAGAAATCCTTTGGGTTGTGGCAACCTGACAGAAAATTTCCATAAGCCCCTGGGGGGAAAGAGAGGTCAATCAGCTCTCCAGTTCTCAGGAGGAACCCGAGAAATTGGGGAAACAGGTATTACATACAACCAGgaaatgacaaagaaaagaatggaacagaaaagggagGTTCTGGAGGGTTCTCATCCTGATAGGGTCCCTAGTCTTCATGTAGTTTAAGCCAGGCCCAGGCCCCTGCACGCTGAGCCATGATTTCCCCTTCTGCAAAGGAGAAAGAGTGGGGCTGTACAGATCTGAACATTCTGTAATTCCAAGAACGGTCTGGTTCCTGGAACAGCCACGTAAAGGCCTCCCAGGCAGAGGCTGTGCCAGGGAAGGCCAAGGCCAGGGGAGGCCAATCAGAGGCCAGGAGTGAGGGGTGATTTGTGGAGCCTCCCGGCAAGTGTCAAAGGACCCATTACCCAGGGAGTGGCCACATCCGGCTAGAGACATAACACTCCCCTGCCTGTTCTCCCCTTTGAAGTTGGCAGAGGAGAGCATAGTCTCAGCAAttgacaggtggggaaactgaggctcacactGGAGTAATTGACTAGAAATTAACTAGCATCTAGAATTCTTCATTGTCAGTACATAGTTCTTCTCAGGTATGTAGTCAAAAAAGGGTGCAACCCAAACTTTGAAAATCAGACagacctgattttttaaaaaaataaatatatgtatttattatttattttttatttttggctgcgttgaatCTTTgctgctgagtgtgggctttccGTAGTTGCAGTGAGTCAGGGcgactctttgttgtggtacgcggccttctcattgtggtggcttctcttattgcggagcacgggctctaggcgcacgggcttcagtagttgtggctcgcaggctctagagcgcagcctcagtagttgtggtgcacgggcttagttgctccgcagcatgtggtatcttcctggaccagggcttgaacccgtgtcccctgaattggcaggcggattcttttttttttttttttttttttagtggtacgcgggcctctcactgttgtggcctctcccgttgcagagagcaggctctggatgtgcaggctcagcggccatggctcacgggcccagccactccgcagcatgtgggatcttcccggactggggaacgaacccgtgtcccctgcatcggcaggcggactctcaaccactgcgccaccagggaagccccagaccagaTTTTAAAGTCCCAGCTTCTGCAGGTTGCAGCTGTGAGACTTTGGcgaaattacttaacttctctgaacctcggtTTTCTGGTCTGTAAAATAAGATCAATAATACTATGCCTATTgggttattgtaaggattaaatgggataatgtcTATAAAACACGCGTCACAGAGTAGTAGCCCAATGCATGGGAGCTGTTGCTATGATTTTCTGAAGCTGATGCACAGATCTGTCCTGGGCAGAGAGCTATTGCCCAGTGATGCTCCTGCCATTTGCCTCCTGAGTTCAAGAGCTGACACTAACCCTAAGGCCTGGTTCCAATCCTATCAGGGTCCCATTTGTCCCTCCTTGCATGCATGCCTTCAGCCAGGTCCTGGTAATAGAGTAGGCATCCAATAAAcattaactgaatgaataaataatctcTCATGGAAAGAGGGGTTCGAGGGAAAGTCTGAAGGAGCTGTATGTCAAAATGACTGTGAGATTCTGGTCATAGTTTTGCTGTGGGTGCCATCCCAGAGAAGGTCTCTCCCTGGGGTGGAGGCGAGGAGTCAGGTGGTGGAGGGCAAGTAGGAGAGGACTTTTGAAGAGCTGAGCCTTGCAGGATGGGTGGGATTAAAAGCATCTCAGACAGAAAGGACCAGAAAACAGAAGCTTGCTCAAGGGGCAGGTGGGAGAATCAGATTTCAGTTCACGTTAAGGAGTGGCTGTGAGAAGGAATCAGGCAACACAAAGGCAGCAATTTTCCTACCCCTAGTGGTATTCAAGCAAGGTGAGAGAGTATCCCAGCGTGAAGCGGTGTGAGGTTGGACTAGATGCCTTTTAACGTCCTTCCCAAGTCAGAGATTCTGAGACTGTTACTAGGTTGGATTCAGGGGAAGCTGATGGATAAAGGTTCTTAAAGGTTAAAGCTATGCGTCTGTTACTGCTGCAACAGCTGCCTTATTCCTCTGTCCATATTCCTGGTTCCCTAAGAACAATTAACTCCAAGTTTTGCAGCCCAGGAAGggatgggagaaaaggaaaaaggctaTGCCCAGGGCTAGACTGAGGGCCACGCTTTACCCCTTGTTGCTTGCTAACTTTTTCTGATAGTCACTGTCTCCTGCTTCCTTCAATAATAAAACCCTGCCCTCCCCCAGTTTTGCCTAGCACGTGGCTAAGTAGTTAAATACTACATGTCCCAACTTCTCCTGTAGTTGGATGTGGTTATGTGTCTAAATTCTGAGCAGATGTGATGTGTTCTGCTTTTAGGTTATGGCCCTAAAAATAAATTAgtgtgggcttccccggtggtgcagtggttaagaatccgcttgccagagcaggggacatgggttcgagccccggtgcaggaagatcccacatgctgcggagcacctcaacccgtgctccacaactactgagcctgcgctctagagcccgtgagccacaactactgaggctgagtgctacaactactgaagcccacgcacctagagaccgcactctgcaacaagagaagccaccagaatgagaaggccacacacaacaaagagtagcccccgcctgccacagctagagaaagcctgcacgcagcaacgaagacccaatgcagctaaaaataaataaataaagtaagtaaagtttaaataaataaataaataaattagtctgGCCTCCCCTGGTCCCTTCCCCACTCCATTTACGTGAGCTGAGTGCAGATGAGATGGCAGGTACTGGAGCAGCTAGGTCGGGCCGCAAAGTGGTAGCCATGTTTTAAGGGTGGCATAAAAATGAGCCAGAAGTAGCTGGAATTCCTGCCACAATGGAGCTGCCATTTTAGCCCAGGAGTACTGACCCTTGGAGCTGTTATGTAACAGAGAAagaactttctatcctgttttgtTTGAGTCTTCATTACAGAAACCTAAGTCTCTACCTCAATCAATATATCCTCTCAGCTCCCATCACACCTCTTATTTGCTCCACATTCTTCTGGAAGTCTGGCTCCAAGACTGATAATACTAGGTAAGAATCCTCCTCCTCAGCTGACTTTCCAGAACCCTGTCCTGGCAAACCTCCTTGGCAAAGGGACCCAGCTCACACTTGAGGACAATAAGAATCCTTGAATTTGAGCCCTGAATAGCTTGAGGCAaatcccttaattttttttttcttttgtaaatttatttattttattatttatttttggctgtgttggctcttcacTGCTGAGTGGgggcggggctactctttgtcgctgtgcgccggcttctcatcgcggtggcttctcttgttgcagagcacgggctctaggagcatgggcttctgcagttgtggcacacgggctcagtagctgtggcacacgggcttagttgctccatggcatgtgggatcttcctggaccaggactcgaacccgtgccccctgaatttgcaggcagattcttaaccactgcaccaccagggaagccactcccTTAATGTTTTAAATCTCAGTTTTTGCCATTTTGCAGATGGCATCACTAAATAACATTCACTTCAAAAGGTGGTTTTAGATGAATACAACATAAACAACAGGATTGTTATTCTGAAAATGGAGagaagctggggagggggcttgTTTCATGGGCAGCATTAACAAAGAATCAGAGGACATTCCCTTGCACCTCATAAGAAACCGCAGAAACATATGCACCAAAACACAtgtatacaaaaaaacaaaagctcacCTCTACGCCCATACAAAATTAGAAACGCCCCTTCCCAGACACGCAACCAAAAACAAACACTCACCAAAATGCTCTCATGGTTCATGCAAATGCAGACACTTGCAGGCAGAAATGTGCACCCAAAAAGCCACACAAAGAGAGAGGACAAAAACACACACAGGCTGCAGCTGCTGTACTTTGTTTATTGTCGCTATCACCGTGGGGAGCTCCGGTTTCTTCGTTCTTTTTGAGGGGTACCTTCATGATTCTGCCTCTCTCTACTCTCTGCCTCTTGTTCCCCATCTTGTCCTTTTTCTGGGGCCGGGGCTGCTTCGTTGGTGGCCCCTCGGAAGCTTAGTCAGGTGGGCTAAGTCCTGGGGGCGGGGGCAAGCAGGCCTGGGTCCTGCCCCCAGGGGCTGATTCCTCGCAGATCTGTCTCCATCGCTGTGGGTGTCCGTGCTCTGACCTCATCTGGgggaaggaaagcaggcggtGAAAGCACAGAGGCCTGGGTTCTAATTCTGCCTCTCCTGCTCACTTGCTCCGTGACTCCGGAGAAGGACcctaccctctctgggcctcactttccctCTTTGTAAACCAAATTTTGCTCCAGTTGGAAAGGGTCTGTTTCTCCCTTTGCCCTGGAAACTCACTAGGAAACGCAGAAGTCTCTCTCATTTTATTCTGTGTTGAGACAACAATTCTTGGATGCCTCCTCCCACCCAACCTCTCCCATTCAGGCCTGATCTTTCCTGGCAGCGAGACCTCTGCcggtgctgggggcgggggtgcccccccccaccccccgacgcCTTACCTCGAGTTCTGTCTCAGGGCCGTGCCCCTCGCTTCTTCCGCTCCGTGTTCCGGAGCTTGGTCACCAGCTTCCTCTCGTGCCCACCAGGGCTGTGACGGTTGGTATTGGCGGCGGCTTCTCTCTTGGTGCGACCTTTCCGGCCTCCCACTCCTGGGAACCGAGGGGAGAGTCGGTGGTGAGGTGAGCAGAGGTGTGAGAAGCAGGGGCTCCAGAGGGCAGGGGTGGAAAGAGCTCGGGTTAAAGTCGGGAGGCTGGGAGGCATCACCATGTAGCTTTAGGACAGTCATTGtccctgtttccccatctgtggaaTGAGGAGTGCATGTGGTCCCAGGGCTGAGTAGGACAGAGCTCACCGGATGAGGGGTTAGAAGGGGGTGACTTGAGGGGTCAAGGGAACAGGCTGGAGAAGGGTGATGTATGGGCAGGAGCCCAAGGAGGGATCCTAGTTTGGAGAGGGGGTGGTCAGGCCGTTCGTGAGGGTGGGCATTGGAGATGGAAGGACCAGGAAGGTGGCAGGGCCAGGCCTTACCCAGGTAAGAATGAGCCAGGCTGTAGAGGTCATACTCATCAAGGTTGGGGTCTTCATCCTCTGGGCCTGGGGGCTGCCTGGATGGGCTGGCTGCTCTCGGGAAGGTGGCCATAATGTccgtctgtctctgtctctctctcgtcTTCTAAAGCTTTGTTTGTGTCTGCTTTGCTGACACGTCCCAATTCACTGGCCCCAACTTATAAGGCCACGTCTCCTCCTCAGCCCACAGTCTGGCTCCAGCCCCTCAGGCCCTGTCTGATGCAATCTGGCCTTTTCCCAGAACCCAGCCCAGTAAACATCAGTCACAAGAGGGGAAAAGAGTCGGTCCTGTGAGTCCCAGCCCCCATTGCCCCCTCCCTCTCACTGGGGCTCGCCCAGCTGGGTATTTTTCCACTGAGGAGATCCCCGCCCCTCGGGGGTGGAGGGAGGTAAGAGGCAGGGTCTGGGCATAAACAGCCCTTGGGATCGAGGGCAGCAGGGAACTGAGGGCCTCACCTGGCTGACTCTTTCCTATCCATCTCCCGCCCTCTGCCACATGCCCCTCCTGGGCTGGGGGTCATGGCCACACAGCTGACCCTCACCCTCACGCACTTCTGGCTCAGAttcagggtggtggtggcagaACATGGAGTGAGGAATGAGCTGGGACAGGGTACAACACACTCTGTGTTATGTCATTGATTCTCACCCCGATCACACCCAACCCTCCTTTTTTATAAGCAACACCTTGGAACCCCCCCTTAACATCCTGAAATGGGGGTCCCTAGGTAATCTCCCACTCCTGAGAGGGAGGCTGGCAGAGTGGTTAAGCTGATTCTGGAGCCAGATGCCCTGTATTCAAACCCTTGATCCATTACgttctgtgtgaccctggacaagtcactttacctctctgtgcctcagttttctcctctataaacTGAGGATGATAATCATTGTATCTACCTCATAGATTTGGggagaggatcaaatgagataatccatggcATGGCACCTGCCACAGTGCCTGCTACAGTGTAAGCTGCCTATATGAGTTGATCACATAGTTTCCAAACAATTCAATATAATGCCCTCCCTATAATGTAAAGGAGACCTagaggaaattaatttaaaattaaataatatgtatttcaaaCCATGGATATACTGAGGTAGAAGACATTGTGAAGTAAACAGATGTTTGTGCTAATTTAATAGGAATTAAAAGAAGGGGGTTGGATAAGAAACACGGAAAAGTGGAATTTTCCTCTTTTGCCTGAAGAATCTCACTGTGTGGGTCACTTGACCCAGAGAGGCCACACCCTGGGCTGCCCACTCATGCTTCAGCTGAGGCTTCAGCACCAGGGGCTGGGAAGGAAGCAGGCACAAcattccacttttttttctttttttctttttttaactctgTGGTTTCCAGTGCAAGAGGACCTTCTCGGCCCAGGGCAGGTGTTAATGCCCTGCTCACATTCTCACTTTGCTGTGAGCCCATTGAAACACTGTTTCATCTCAATGTTACCTAAACTCCATTCTTCCCCGAATAATAACCCAGTAATAACCGGGTCTCATCCTCTGCAGAACAAGAAGCCTAATTTCGGCTTGCTCTTCTCCCTGGCCTGAGCCAGAATTAAATTGAGCTTCTGTTTTCCAGATTTGGGTGATTTGTGAGTTCTTTAACACCCAGGAAATGAAAGTGAACACGAGGACGCTTGAATAAAAACAGAGTGGGGATAATGATAACAGACCGGATgataagagaaagaggaaaataaccataacttaaacaaaaacaacaaacacactggaacttccctggtggtccagtgagtaagactctgGGAAGTCAATGCCAGGGCCCTGGTTcgccatccctggtcagggaactagaccccacatgccgaaactaagagtctgcatgctgcaactaagacccagtgcagccagaaagaaaaacaaaaaacaaaaccaaaaaacacaaacagaccaAGGCAATTTAAGGTGGAGAAATTAGGAAATACAGAGTTCTTGCAAAGTAGTGGACTTTATCACTAAGTGTAGTAGCAAAATCATTCCCTCTAGCGTGACATGAGATGGGGTGGGGTCGGGTCATTGAAataagttttgtcttttttttttaatagcttcgTGAATGTCTAGCAGGACAGTCAGACGTCGCACGGGATGTGGGACAATTCTGTGTACCACCGACTGTCCTGCTCCGACTGTCCTGCTCCGACCTGAGGTCATTGTGACTACAGAGAACGTGCCCACAAAGTCCCGAGCTACCTCTAGGGGACAGTGGTCTTTCGCTCATTTACTTCTGCCACCAGGACTCTGGGTTACCAGCTGCGAGATCCTGAGCCCACTTCTGAGCTGCAGTCTGCTCGTCTGTAAAGGGAGAACGGCAACAGCCCCTGGTATGTGAAAGGGCCTCCTCTAGACCCGGCCCGGGGTATACTGCTATTTCCCGCAGTCTTCAAAGAAGGAAAGCCGAGGCTCAgagagtgacttgctcaaggtcacatggctggtgAATGGTGAAGGATTCCTCCCCCGGTCTACCTGACCCTAGTTCCGGGGCTTGTTCTAAGTCAGCACAGCTGACCAAACACCGGCAAAGGTTTGACAGCTGTGTGTATGGAGGCATCTGTCAgggtttcctccttcctcccttcctcccagtcAGTGCTTGCTTGGGACCAGGCCAGGTACTCAAGATGCACAGAACTCCACACTGTGCTCTCTGGAAGCTCTGGGGGAGGTGGGTCTTCAGCAAGATCAATGCACATTCCTATCCAGAACCATGCATCCCCTCAGTACATtaccctttcattttactttctccATGGCATTTAGTTGTTACTAatcaaaaatcttttttatttctttacttctccATGATTTGTCCCCACTAGAATACAATCACTGGTTTAGTTTAGTTAGCAGTTACAGGAGTaggctctgggacttccctggtggtgcagtggctaagattccacactcccagtgcggggggctggggttcaatccctggtcagggaactaagatcccacaaatggcaactagagagcctgtgccacaacaaagacccagcgc
The DNA window shown above is from Kogia breviceps isolate mKogBre1 chromosome 14, mKogBre1 haplotype 1, whole genome shotgun sequence and carries:
- the NUPR1 gene encoding nuclear protein 1; this translates as MATFPRAASPSRQPPGPEDEDPNLDEYDLYSLAHSYLGVGGRKGRTKREAAANTNRHSPGGHERKLVTKLRNTERKKRGARP